A genomic stretch from Deinococcus cellulosilyticus NBRC 106333 = KACC 11606 includes:
- a CDS encoding ATP-grasp domain-containing protein has protein sequence MSLRILYPCQPFDLKTTDEQYLEEAQLAVALGFQTGRLSFEDLLDGKLKVSPPLQEGETVLYRGWMMEAKTYLLFETLLKQQGVQILTPHAAYQRTHHLPEWYALLQEHTPETLFFANGEEAVKGLAHVSWPGFFVKDWVKSLSTGHGPVAQTPEEILTIQSQMIQYRGSIEGGLCIRKLESFLPETEERCFVVQGIPYGRTPFVPEVVQLAAQTVYSPFFSVDVVQRDDGTLRIVELGDGQVSDLKHWSLEEFRTVLQALPMPG, from the coding sequence GTGAGCCTCCGAATCCTTTATCCATGTCAGCCTTTTGATCTGAAAACCACAGACGAGCAATACCTGGAAGAAGCGCAACTGGCTGTCGCCCTGGGTTTTCAGACAGGCAGGCTATCCTTCGAAGATCTGCTGGACGGAAAGCTTAAAGTTTCTCCTCCACTGCAGGAGGGCGAAACAGTCCTGTACCGGGGATGGATGATGGAAGCAAAAACCTACCTGCTGTTCGAAACGTTGCTCAAACAGCAAGGGGTTCAGATTCTCACACCTCACGCAGCCTATCAACGCACCCATCATTTGCCTGAGTGGTATGCACTGCTTCAGGAACACACCCCAGAGACGCTTTTCTTCGCAAATGGAGAGGAGGCCGTGAAGGGTCTGGCCCACGTGTCCTGGCCCGGTTTCTTTGTCAAGGACTGGGTAAAGTCCCTCTCAACAGGTCATGGTCCTGTGGCACAAACCCCGGAGGAAATCCTGACCATTCAGTCCCAGATGATCCAGTACCGGGGCAGCATTGAAGGAGGCCTGTGCATCAGAAAACTGGAGTCCTTTCTCCCTGAAACAGAAGAGCGTTGTTTTGTTGTTCAAGGGATTCCGTATGGCAGAACGCCCTTTGTGCCAGAAGTGGTGCAGCTGGCAGCACAGACCGTGTACAGTCCGTTTTTCTCGGTGGACGTGGTACAGAGGGACGATGGAACCCTCAGAATCGTGGAACTGGGAGATGGCCAGGTCTCTGACCTGAAGCACTGGTCTCTGGAGGAATTCAGGACCGTTCTGCAGGCTTTACCCATGCCTGGCTGA
- a CDS encoding HD domain-containing protein, translated as MERLAAQIHFLLVCDQLKTVIRTTTLHDGSRYENSAEHSWHLALMAVTLSEHAPKGTDIQKVVRLLLVHDLVEIHAGDTFFAVSAAGLQEQSEKEAQAASALFGLLPADQQQEFQTLWEEFEAQETREAHFAKALDALQPMLLTWGGNGLGCTERHPDLTREKLLDLKQKPLQRFPSLWAYARQLLDQAASRGTIPSATVPD; from the coding sequence ATGGAACGCCTTGCTGCCCAGATCCATTTTCTGCTGGTCTGTGATCAACTGAAGACCGTCATCCGCACCACCACCCTCCATGATGGCAGCAGATACGAGAACAGTGCAGAACACTCCTGGCACCTTGCACTGATGGCCGTCACCCTGTCCGAACATGCGCCCAAAGGCACCGACATACAGAAGGTTGTCCGTCTGCTCCTCGTACACGATCTGGTGGAAATCCATGCCGGGGACACCTTCTTCGCTGTTTCCGCAGCAGGTTTGCAGGAACAGTCAGAAAAAGAAGCACAGGCGGCCTCTGCCCTCTTCGGTCTGCTGCCTGCGGACCAGCAACAGGAGTTCCAGACCCTCTGGGAGGAATTTGAGGCACAGGAAACCCGGGAAGCCCATTTTGCAAAGGCACTGGATGCCTTGCAACCCATGCTGCTGACCTGGGGCGGGAATGGGCTGGGATGCACCGAGAGACATCCCGACCTCACCCGTGAAAAATTGCTGGACCTCAAGCAGAAGCCCCTGCAACGGTTCCCCTCGCTGTGGGCCTACGCCCGACAACTTCTGGATCAGGCTGCAAGTCGAGGAACAATTCCTTCCGCAACAGTTCCTGATTGA
- a CDS encoding ester cyclase, which produces MQKTLDATSVAEHLIHRYFEEVWNQGHLDVLDEIMAPDYQNHSSSIPDPVPGPAGLRPIVAAMRQAFPDLHYEIQDLVVTGTKVAVRVHMTGTHLGDFFGIAPTGQQVRVQQFQIEWIREGQIVAHWRQTDDLTLMRQLGVIQ; this is translated from the coding sequence ATGCAAAAGACCCTTGATGCAACTTCCGTGGCAGAGCACCTGATTCACCGCTACTTCGAAGAGGTCTGGAACCAGGGACACCTTGACGTGCTTGATGAGATCATGGCTCCGGACTACCAGAACCACAGTTCCAGCATTCCCGATCCCGTTCCCGGTCCGGCAGGCCTCAGGCCCATTGTCGCTGCCATGCGCCAGGCCTTTCCAGACCTGCACTATGAAATCCAGGATCTGGTGGTCACTGGCACAAAGGTTGCTGTGCGGGTGCACATGACCGGGACCCACCTGGGAGATTTTTTTGGCATTGCCCCGACGGGCCAGCAGGTCCGTGTGCAGCAGTTCCAGATCGAATGGATCAGGGAGGGCCAGATTGTGGCCCACTGGAGACAGACCGACGACCTCACCCTGATGCGCCAGCTGGGTGTGATCCAGTAA
- a CDS encoding helix-turn-helix domain-containing protein — protein sequence MSDRTPDDLDVVKLGARIRSERTRRGITLDTLAERAGISRSMLSDVERGQKVPTIVMLGRIAAGLDTTVARFLEEEREDRVFLLKKDHQALYHSPGVTSRILSPLLPRNELTLIQVTLEPGYRGLPLTPHARGSREYMVMLKGSMVTVLNGTDHTLHEGDSLYYEADQEHIYANPFDEPCDFLLVMDIKPASAD from the coding sequence TTGAGCGACAGGACCCCAGATGACCTTGATGTGGTGAAACTCGGAGCCAGGATTCGCAGTGAGCGCACCCGCAGAGGCATCACCCTGGACACCCTGGCAGAACGGGCAGGCATCAGTCGCAGCATGCTCTCAGACGTGGAACGTGGACAGAAGGTCCCCACCATTGTGATGCTGGGCCGCATCGCTGCAGGCCTGGACACCACCGTGGCCCGCTTTCTGGAAGAAGAGCGTGAAGACCGGGTGTTCCTGCTCAAAAAGGACCATCAGGCCCTGTACCACAGCCCTGGTGTCACCAGTCGCATCCTCTCTCCCCTGCTGCCTCGCAATGAACTGACCCTGATTCAGGTGACGCTGGAACCCGGCTACAGAGGGCTTCCACTGACCCCCCATGCCAGAGGGTCCAGAGAATACATGGTGATGCTGAAAGGAAGCATGGTGACGGTCCTGAACGGCACCGACCATACCCTCCATGAGGGAGACTCGCTCTACTACGAGGCCGATCAGGAACACATTTACGCCAATCCTTTTGACGAACCCTGTGATTTCCTGCTGGTGATGGACATCAAACCTGCTTCTGCAGATTAA
- a CDS encoding aldo/keto reductase, protein MQYRNLGRTGLKVSPLCLGTMNFGPETTEEDSYQIMDAALDRGINFFDTADVYGWKTGEGITEHIIGRWLEKNPGKRDQIVLATKVYGKMGEGPNDQRLSAYHIRKACEDSLRRLKTDRIDLYQMHHIDRSTPWEEIWQAMEQLVREGKVLYVGSSNFAGWNIAQANSLAAQRHFMGLVSEQSLYNLNARMIELEVIPACQAFGLGLIPWSPLAGGLLGGVLQKVSEGRRASERMQQAIEKHRPQLEQHEAFCQELGHHPADVALAWLLHNPAVTAPIIGPRTLEQLEGNLKALDITLDEAALKRLDEIWPGPGGQAPEAYAW, encoded by the coding sequence ATGCAATACCGCAATTTAGGACGCACTGGCCTCAAAGTCAGCCCGCTCTGCCTGGGCACCATGAACTTCGGTCCCGAAACCACCGAGGAGGACAGTTACCAGATCATGGACGCCGCTCTGGACCGGGGCATCAACTTCTTTGACACGGCAGATGTGTACGGCTGGAAAACCGGAGAGGGCATCACCGAACACATCATTGGACGCTGGCTGGAAAAAAACCCTGGAAAGCGGGACCAGATTGTGCTGGCCACCAAGGTGTACGGGAAAATGGGGGAGGGTCCAAATGACCAGCGACTGTCGGCCTACCACATCCGCAAAGCCTGCGAGGACAGCCTGCGCCGCCTGAAAACAGACCGCATCGACCTGTACCAGATGCACCACATTGACCGCTCCACCCCCTGGGAGGAAATCTGGCAGGCCATGGAACAACTGGTCCGGGAAGGGAAGGTGCTGTATGTGGGCTCCAGCAATTTTGCAGGATGGAACATTGCCCAGGCCAACTCTCTGGCGGCACAGCGGCATTTCATGGGCCTGGTTTCGGAACAGAGCCTCTACAATCTCAATGCCCGCATGATTGAACTCGAAGTCATCCCCGCCTGTCAGGCTTTTGGTCTGGGCCTGATTCCCTGGAGCCCTCTGGCAGGGGGCTTGCTGGGAGGGGTGCTGCAAAAAGTCAGCGAAGGCAGACGGGCCAGCGAACGCATGCAGCAGGCCATTGAAAAACACCGTCCCCAGCTGGAACAGCACGAGGCTTTCTGCCAGGAACTGGGCCATCATCCTGCAGATGTGGCTCTGGCATGGCTGCTGCACAATCCTGCAGTCACCGCTCCCATCATTGGCCCCAGGACCCTGGAGCAACTGGAAGGCAACCTGAAAGCCCTGGACATCACCCTGGATGAGGCGGCCCTGAAACGCCTGGATGAGATCTGGCCCGGTCCTGGAGGTCAGGCCCCTGAAGCCTACGCCTGGTAA
- a CDS encoding diguanylate cyclase domain-containing protein: MSSSSSRSVALVVDYLYDFQVKVLRGIHLGLDRAGLASVTFVGRDLHPVDTTYQKANDVYRLIAPERYQGVIFSAASLGNSVSEKEIQAFAAQFSAVPGVAISRPVGHLPAVLVDNAAGMRELMEHLIVTLGCRRFVHVQGMAGNPESELREKVVRETLNHHGLTLKPEHVLRGDFFGPKAAQEMTRLLQTDRDFEVVVCANDEMALGVMRALGEQGIDVPTEVAVVGFDDIEAAQQASPALTTVRQPVVETGEKAVDLLLQQHQKQQGPELLLLPAHLVVRKSCGALPESLLQRHWTAPDLREHAQLVQAYHLAAHEPLKRMAFLQIWQKTLKLDLSAEALRGLLFALEQQGRAFGVDPGHLYELTFLGLHMLAEHQQTPAAGQYLGLSRTNQMSTRSELSLTSHNQMESFRADIPRYLEGRGVKRYALVLFEQGTSQICAQASLFSASMLGAVENEVFSTSQLLPAGLQHELQHGHLLVVPLFLNDLHHGLLIFEKPEDDHFDVEHLRFTLSSAIHHVRSAMVQQAYTHTLEQQVKERTRELENEIAVRLRAEKALRIANQELQQSALTDALTGIFNRAAFDTYLQREWINHQIARQPLSILLCDVDFFKQYNDLYGHLQGDDCLKRIARALDSSGRNRSDFTARYGGEEFVMVLSSTNAAGARIVAERLCAAVRQLEIPHQGSRVHPHVTVSIGVATVVPCSDLNPDQVVDWADQALYQAKQQGRNRSLAFEGEEGASQMGAVD; this comes from the coding sequence ATGTCCTCTTCTTCTTCTCGCAGCGTTGCCCTTGTGGTCGATTACTTGTATGACTTTCAGGTGAAGGTGCTTCGTGGCATTCACCTGGGTCTGGACCGTGCAGGTCTGGCTTCCGTGACTTTTGTGGGCAGAGACCTGCATCCGGTGGACACCACCTACCAGAAAGCCAATGACGTTTACCGCCTGATTGCTCCCGAACGTTACCAGGGCGTCATTTTCAGTGCTGCAAGTCTGGGGAACAGTGTCTCAGAGAAAGAAATCCAGGCTTTTGCTGCCCAGTTCAGTGCAGTGCCAGGGGTGGCGATCAGTCGCCCAGTGGGGCATCTTCCTGCAGTTCTGGTGGACAATGCTGCTGGCATGCGTGAATTGATGGAGCACCTGATTGTGACTCTGGGCTGCCGCAGGTTTGTGCATGTGCAGGGGATGGCAGGAAACCCGGAAAGTGAACTCAGAGAAAAAGTGGTTCGAGAAACCCTCAACCATCATGGATTGACCCTGAAGCCAGAACATGTGCTGCGTGGAGACTTCTTTGGACCAAAAGCCGCCCAGGAAATGACCCGCTTGCTGCAAACTGACAGGGATTTTGAAGTGGTGGTCTGTGCCAACGATGAAATGGCTCTTGGGGTCATGCGTGCTCTCGGTGAACAGGGCATCGATGTGCCCACAGAGGTTGCAGTGGTGGGGTTCGATGACATTGAAGCTGCACAGCAAGCCTCTCCGGCCCTGACCACCGTCCGACAACCTGTGGTTGAAACAGGGGAGAAGGCTGTGGATCTGCTGTTGCAACAGCACCAGAAACAGCAGGGGCCTGAACTGTTGCTGTTGCCTGCCCATCTGGTGGTGCGCAAGTCCTGTGGAGCCTTGCCTGAATCGTTGTTGCAGAGGCACTGGACTGCACCAGACCTCAGGGAGCACGCACAACTGGTGCAGGCATACCATCTGGCTGCGCATGAACCTCTAAAGAGGATGGCTTTCTTGCAGATCTGGCAAAAGACCCTGAAGCTGGATCTTTCCGCAGAGGCATTGCGAGGCCTTCTTTTTGCCCTGGAGCAGCAGGGAAGGGCCTTTGGAGTCGACCCGGGGCACCTTTATGAACTCACTTTTCTGGGACTTCATATGCTGGCAGAGCACCAGCAAACCCCTGCAGCAGGACAATACCTGGGTCTGAGCCGCACCAACCAGATGAGCACCCGATCTGAACTTTCCCTCACGTCACACAACCAGATGGAAAGTTTCCGGGCGGACATCCCCAGATACCTCGAAGGCCGTGGGGTGAAACGATATGCTCTGGTGCTCTTTGAGCAGGGTACCTCTCAGATTTGCGCACAAGCCTCTCTGTTCAGCGCCTCCATGTTGGGTGCTGTTGAAAATGAAGTTTTCTCCACGTCTCAATTGCTGCCTGCAGGATTGCAGCATGAACTGCAGCACGGGCATCTGCTGGTGGTTCCCCTCTTTCTCAATGACCTGCACCATGGTCTCTTGATCTTCGAGAAACCTGAAGACGACCACTTTGATGTCGAACACCTGCGTTTTACCCTCAGCAGTGCCATCCACCATGTGCGCTCTGCAATGGTGCAGCAGGCCTACACCCACACCCTGGAGCAGCAGGTGAAGGAGCGCACCCGTGAACTCGAAAATGAGATCGCAGTGCGTCTCAGGGCAGAAAAAGCCCTCAGAATTGCCAACCAGGAGCTCCAGCAATCTGCCCTGACCGATGCCCTCACTGGCATTTTCAACCGGGCCGCATTTGACACCTACCTGCAACGGGAGTGGATCAACCACCAGATTGCCAGACAACCCCTCAGCATCCTGTTGTGTGATGTGGATTTCTTCAAGCAGTACAACGACCTTTACGGTCACCTTCAGGGAGACGATTGCCTGAAGCGCATTGCCCGGGCACTCGACTCCTCAGGCAGAAACCGCAGCGATTTTACGGCTCGATATGGTGGGGAGGAGTTTGTGATGGTGCTCTCGTCCACCAATGCAGCAGGAGCCCGGATCGTGGCAGAACGCCTGTGTGCAGCGGTGCGTCAGCTGGAAATTCCCCACCAGGGGTCCAGGGTGCATCCGCATGTGACCGTCAGCATCGGTGTGGCAACGGTGGTGCCCTGCAGTGATCTGAACCCGGATCAGGTGGTGGACTGGGCAGATCAGGCCCTGTACCAGGCAAAGCAGCAGGGGAGAAACCGCTCCCTGGCGTTTGAAGGGGAAGAAGGGGCTTCTCAAATGGGTGCAGTTGACTGA
- a CDS encoding RidA family protein: MANERINYAGSSPLEPVIGYSRVVRVGNIVHVAGTTATNPDGSGQIVGVGDMYLQTKQTLENIQTALSRAGIELKHVVRTRMFVTDISRWEEVGRAHGEFFRDIRPVAAMYGIQALVSPDMLVEIEVEAILPEGHP; encoded by the coding sequence ATGGCGAACGAACGGATCAATTACGCTGGATCTTCTCCCCTTGAACCTGTGATTGGATACTCCCGTGTGGTGCGGGTGGGCAACATCGTGCATGTGGCCGGGACCACTGCGACCAACCCCGACGGTTCAGGTCAAATCGTCGGTGTGGGAGACATGTACCTGCAGACAAAACAGACCCTCGAAAACATCCAGACTGCCCTGAGTCGGGCAGGCATTGAGCTGAAACACGTGGTGCGCACCCGCATGTTTGTGACGGACATTTCCCGCTGGGAAGAAGTGGGACGGGCGCACGGAGAATTCTTCAGGGACATCCGACCTGTGGCTGCGATGTACGGAATTCAGGCCCTGGTCAGTCCCGACATGCTGGTGGAGATTGAAGTGGAAGCCATCCTTCCAGAAGGCCACCCTTGA
- a CDS encoding ParA family protein, translating into MANKRIVPISNFRQGLKRHFDELKRGQSVHVSSHHKTIGVLLHPSDYWELANGGKRMSEIITLYNHTGGSAKTTLTRELAFGLAQKGYRVLAVDLDSQANLTEFLGYLIDVDIRPEHTALSAILENQPLNPIETRFGFDLVPGHEDLRRVRRADIAELLNLRKHLKKIAAERGYQYILIDASPAGETLSSIASASANKLICPIPSTIKGLRSIRSTISVVQESASINPDLEILMYVLTRAGRTSGVRYANEQITEQLDQLGVPYFNGLTERSTPFEFAAAECRPVLSLEYSNRNMSGIETTKEELNQIVALLESLTQAPVKS; encoded by the coding sequence ATGGCCAACAAACGGATCGTGCCCATCTCCAATTTCAGGCAGGGTCTCAAAAGGCACTTCGATGAGCTGAAACGTGGACAGAGCGTGCATGTGTCCAGCCATCACAAAACCATCGGTGTGCTGTTGCACCCGAGCGATTACTGGGAACTTGCAAATGGAGGCAAGAGAATGAGTGAAATCATCACGCTGTACAACCACACCGGGGGGTCCGCCAAGACCACCCTCACCCGCGAACTTGCCTTCGGGCTTGCACAGAAAGGGTACCGGGTGCTCGCCGTGGACCTCGACTCGCAGGCCAACCTGACCGAATTTCTGGGTTACCTGATCGATGTGGACATCCGGCCAGAGCACACCGCCCTCAGTGCCATTCTGGAAAACCAGCCCCTGAATCCGATTGAAACCCGTTTTGGCTTTGACCTGGTCCCTGGCCACGAAGACCTCAGACGGGTGCGGCGTGCCGACATTGCCGAACTCCTGAACCTGCGCAAGCACCTGAAGAAAATCGCTGCAGAACGGGGCTACCAGTACATCCTGATCGATGCGAGCCCTGCCGGAGAAACCCTCAGCAGCATTGCCTCTGCAAGTGCCAACAAACTGATCTGCCCGATTCCCAGCACCATCAAGGGCCTCAGAAGCATCCGTTCCACCATCAGTGTGGTGCAGGAGTCCGCCTCCATCAACCCGGATCTGGAGATCCTGATGTACGTGCTGACCCGGGCAGGCAGGACCTCTGGCGTGCGGTACGCCAACGAGCAGATCACCGAGCAACTCGATCAACTGGGTGTTCCCTACTTCAATGGTCTGACCGAACGCAGCACCCCCTTCGAGTTTGCCGCTGCTGAGTGCCGCCCGGTGCTCTCCCTGGAGTACAGCAACCGCAACATGAGCGGCATCGAGACCACCAAAGAAGAACTGAACCAGATTGTGGCCCTGCTCGAATCACTGACCCAGGCTCCGGTGAAATCATGA
- a CDS encoding ParB/RepB/Spo0J family partition protein has protein sequence MKPRVPDTIKEKQQVQMGTLKLGNQISLNAILPSTENPRRHFDAAELEALSESIRQYGVISPITLRNHPEKPGYYRIIAGERRFQAAKAAGLSEIPAYIRNNNDAHEDLERAFIENAHREDLNAYEQLVSTLQILERRLSRPQTEIIKSLQEAYRNAESQPELIEEYQKLTRVVKIPELGTFVTKRLPILNYHPKVLSLLQQGELGMSSAVELNRLKNLPEDEFDGWLKKALSVSSKDLRQKVNQFLAPPRKSRSVSEVVKKNLGTTVKKMSAEDQQRLKTLLQELETLTARYQ, from the coding sequence ATGAAGCCGAGGGTTCCCGACACCATCAAGGAAAAACAGCAGGTGCAGATGGGCACCTTGAAACTGGGCAACCAGATCAGCCTGAATGCCATTTTGCCCAGCACCGAGAACCCACGCCGTCACTTCGATGCAGCGGAACTCGAAGCCCTCAGCGAGTCCATCCGGCAGTACGGGGTGATCTCTCCCATCACCCTGCGCAACCATCCTGAGAAGCCCGGTTATTATCGCATCATTGCAGGAGAGCGCCGCTTCCAGGCCGCGAAGGCAGCTGGCCTCAGTGAAATTCCTGCTTACATCAGGAACAACAATGACGCCCATGAAGACCTGGAACGGGCCTTCATCGAAAACGCCCACCGGGAAGACCTCAACGCCTACGAGCAACTGGTCTCCACCTTGCAGATTCTGGAGCGCAGGCTCAGCCGTCCGCAAACGGAAATCATCAAGAGCCTGCAGGAAGCCTACCGCAATGCAGAATCCCAGCCAGAACTGATTGAGGAATACCAGAAACTCACCAGGGTGGTGAAAATCCCAGAGCTCGGCACTTTTGTCACCAAACGCCTTCCCATCCTGAATTACCACCCCAAAGTGCTGTCCCTCTTGCAACAGGGCGAACTGGGCATGAGTTCTGCCGTGGAACTGAACCGCCTGAAAAACCTCCCTGAAGATGAATTCGATGGCTGGTTGAAAAAAGCCCTCAGCGTGAGCTCCAAAGACCTGCGCCAGAAGGTCAACCAGTTCCTGGCCCCACCCAGAAAATCCCGCTCTGTTTCAGAAGTGGTGAAAAAGAACCTGGGGACCACCGTGAAAAAGATGTCTGCAGAGGACCAGCAGCGCCTGAAGACCTTGCTTCAGGAACTCGAAACGCTGACGGCCCGCTACCAGTAA
- a CDS encoding PrsW family intramembrane metalloprotease, whose product MNDLPPPAPRPSKSQLGDLVRDLKALPYNALFPFSDWLKAGLIGQPLTRMVLLLALFPLGIHYFLGNNASIQTSGWAFGVYFAAIWAYLLHLMVRPQSIRWSAALGVAIFTTLLGIVTVLFVQKFPVISWLYAATESPFSPFRLIGFILGVGLLEEAVKLAPVVYLVVKLREVKDLKQAAYYAGISGLAFGVAEAVSYLYLYRLMDIGQLVYGGPLNNGNTIILQMVRLITLPFLHCMFSSIAGYYVGLSLYSRERHRAWIVFGVGLAAIIHGLYDFFSTSYLGIIMAAVTILMFSGYVYSSRKITEQVEAQGAVIS is encoded by the coding sequence ATGAATGATTTGCCTCCACCTGCCCCCCGGCCCTCGAAGTCGCAACTTGGCGACCTTGTCCGGGATCTGAAAGCGCTTCCATATAACGCCCTCTTTCCCTTTTCAGACTGGCTGAAAGCAGGACTGATTGGGCAACCCCTGACCCGCATGGTCCTGCTGCTGGCCCTGTTTCCTCTGGGAATCCATTACTTTCTGGGAAACAATGCTTCCATTCAGACCTCTGGGTGGGCATTTGGTGTGTATTTTGCGGCCATCTGGGCCTACCTCCTGCACCTGATGGTCCGACCCCAGAGCATCCGCTGGAGTGCTGCGCTGGGAGTGGCGATTTTCACCACGTTGCTGGGCATTGTAACCGTTCTTTTTGTGCAAAAATTTCCGGTGATCAGCTGGCTTTATGCCGCCACAGAATCTCCTTTTTCGCCGTTCAGGCTCATTGGCTTCATTCTGGGTGTAGGGTTGCTGGAAGAGGCCGTGAAACTTGCGCCAGTGGTCTACCTGGTGGTCAAACTCCGTGAGGTAAAAGACCTCAAGCAGGCGGCCTATTATGCGGGCATCAGTGGTCTGGCTTTTGGGGTTGCTGAAGCGGTTTCTTACCTGTACCTCTACCGCCTGATGGACATTGGCCAGCTGGTTTATGGAGGACCCCTCAACAATGGCAACACCATCATCCTGCAGATGGTCCGGCTCATCACCCTGCCCTTCCTGCACTGCATGTTCAGCAGCATTGCGGGGTACTATGTGGGACTTTCTTTGTACAGCCGTGAAAGGCACCGGGCCTGGATTGTGTTCGGGGTGGGACTTGCAGCCATCATTCACGGCCTGTATGACTTTTTCTCCACCTCCTATCTGGGCATCATCATGGCAGCTGTCACCATCCTGATGTTCTCGGGGTACGTGTACTCTTCCCGCAAGATCACCGAGCAGGTGGAAGCCCAGGGTGCCGTGATCTCGTAA
- a CDS encoding helix-turn-helix transcriptional regulator, whose translation MKRQKLSPAQAGLPLTARRRTPGLRREEVAELAGISTAWYTYLEQGREVQASEEAMERIALALQLTASEKAHLLQLALPPRIHPELPTSIPASLQSTLDGLDLQPAFVVDGLMNVLAWNGSSAALFLDFSDLRGIKRNLLHYVMTHPALKEMYQDWEGNARRLIAQFRRGSALYQDTEAFQTLIQALKKSSPEFGLWWPLQDVADPGSGIKLLHHRSAGEMRFQYTSLSCDDDPRLTLFIHIPLDGQTRQGLQQLIEKRTLNLQKQV comes from the coding sequence ATGAAGCGTCAGAAGCTTTCTCCTGCACAGGCAGGGCTTCCTCTGACCGCACGCCGCCGAACCCCGGGTCTCAGGCGTGAGGAGGTGGCTGAGCTCGCCGGAATCAGCACCGCCTGGTACACGTATCTGGAGCAGGGAAGAGAGGTGCAGGCCTCAGAAGAGGCCATGGAACGCATTGCCCTGGCCCTGCAGTTGACCGCCAGCGAGAAAGCCCACCTGCTGCAACTCGCCCTGCCTCCCCGCATCCACCCTGAATTGCCCACTTCCATCCCAGCAAGTCTGCAGAGCACTCTGGATGGCCTGGATCTCCAGCCGGCTTTTGTGGTGGATGGCCTGATGAATGTTCTGGCCTGGAACGGTTCCTCAGCAGCCCTGTTCCTGGACTTTTCTGATCTCAGGGGCATCAAGCGCAATTTGCTGCATTACGTGATGACCCATCCAGCCCTCAAAGAAATGTACCAGGACTGGGAAGGCAACGCCCGTCGCCTGATTGCGCAATTTCGCAGAGGAAGTGCCCTTTACCAGGACACGGAAGCATTTCAGACCTTGATTCAGGCTCTGAAAAAGAGCAGTCCAGAATTTGGCCTCTGGTGGCCTCTGCAAGATGTGGCCGATCCGGGCTCGGGGATCAAACTCCTGCACCACAGGTCAGCAGGGGAGATGCGTTTTCAGTACACCTCCCTCAGCTGTGATGATGACCCCAGGCTCACCCTGTTCATTCACATCCCACTCGATGGGCAGACCCGCCAGGGACTTCAGCAACTGATCGAAAAGAGGACACTTAATCTGCAGAAGCAGGTTTGA